Proteins encoded within one genomic window of Prauserella marina:
- a CDS encoding homogentisate 1,2-dioxygenase, with amino-acid sequence MAYYRQVGTVPPKRHTQHRNDEGGLYYEELMGEEGFSSDSSLLYHRGLPSAIVDAKVWELPDQTTTPNHPLKPRHLKLHELFPKETWASTDVVTGRRLILGNGDVRISYVVSTQDSPLYRNAVGDEIVYVESGQATVETVFGALEAKPGDYVIIPTSTTHRWLPHGEGPLRAYAIEANSHVAPPKRYLSRYGQLLEHSPYCERDLHGPSSPVGHEGTDVEVLVKHRAGGAIVGTRMVYPAHPFDVVGWDGCLYPYTFSIHDYEPITGRVHQPPPAHQVFEGNNFVVCNFVPRKVDYHPLSIPVPYYHSNVDSDEIMFYCGGDYEARKGSGIGQGSISVHPGGYAHGPQPGAYERSIGAEFFDELAVMVDTFRPLELGEGALACEDPGYAWTWAGRGPAR; translated from the coding sequence ATGGCGTACTACCGCCAGGTCGGCACCGTGCCCCCCAAGCGCCACACCCAGCATCGCAACGACGAAGGTGGCCTGTACTACGAGGAGCTGATGGGCGAGGAAGGGTTCTCGTCGGACTCGTCGTTGCTCTACCACCGGGGGCTTCCCTCGGCCATCGTCGACGCGAAGGTGTGGGAGCTTCCCGATCAGACGACCACGCCGAACCACCCGCTCAAGCCGCGGCATCTCAAGCTGCACGAGCTGTTCCCCAAGGAAACGTGGGCGAGTACCGACGTCGTCACGGGGAGGCGGCTGATCCTCGGCAACGGTGACGTGCGCATCTCCTACGTGGTGTCCACACAGGACTCGCCGCTCTACCGCAACGCGGTCGGAGACGAGATCGTCTACGTCGAGTCGGGACAGGCGACGGTCGAGACGGTGTTCGGCGCGCTTGAGGCGAAGCCGGGCGACTACGTGATCATCCCGACGTCGACCACCCACCGCTGGCTCCCGCACGGCGAAGGGCCGCTTCGCGCCTACGCCATCGAGGCCAACAGTCATGTCGCGCCGCCGAAGCGTTACCTGTCCCGCTACGGACAACTGCTGGAGCACTCGCCCTACTGCGAGCGCGACCTGCACGGGCCGTCCTCGCCGGTGGGTCACGAGGGGACCGACGTCGAGGTGCTCGTCAAGCACAGGGCGGGTGGCGCGATCGTGGGCACCCGCATGGTGTACCCGGCGCATCCCTTCGACGTCGTCGGCTGGGACGGATGTCTTTACCCTTACACGTTCAGCATCCACGACTACGAGCCGATCACCGGAAGGGTCCACCAGCCGCCGCCCGCGCATCAGGTCTTCGAGGGCAACAACTTCGTCGTGTGCAACTTCGTGCCACGCAAGGTCGACTACCACCCGCTCTCGATCCCGGTTCCCTACTATCACTCCAATGTGGACTCCGACGAGATCATGTTCTACTGCGGTGGTGACTACGAGGCCCGCAAGGGCTCCGGCATCGGGCAAGGCTCGATCTCGGTTCACCCCGGCGGCTACGCGCACGGTCCGCAGCCGGGTGCCTACGAGCGCAGTATCGGAGCGGAGTTCTTCGACGAGCTCGCGGTCATGGTGGACACCTTCCGGCCGCTCGAACTCGGTGAGGGCGCGCTGGCCTGTGAGGATCCCGGCTACGCGTGGACGTGGGCGGGCAGAGGGCCCGCGCGATGA
- the fahA gene encoding fumarylacetoacetase: MTTIDIPDGSLFGLANLPYGVFSTEGTAPRIGVRVGDSVVDLAATLGDDVFAKPSLNAFLAQGRARWSEVRQQVSDLVTGELPEGAVHDVGAVTMHLPVEVADYVDFYASEHHATNLGRLFRPGAEPLMPNWKHLPVGYHGRAGTVVLSGTGIRRPSGQRKAPDEDKPSFGECRRLDIEAELGFVVGTGSRLGEPVSTADFPERVFGAVLVNDWSARDIQAWEYVPLGPFLGKSFATSISAWVVPLEALQAARMPTPPQDPAPLPYLAEGEPWGLDIEFSVAWNGQEVSRPPYRDMYWSPAQMLAHMTVNGASSRTGDLYASGTISGPGKEQRGAFIELTWGGKEPVTVNGEQRTFLLDGDEVAITATAPGADGGRISFGEVRGRVLPATGGTA; the protein is encoded by the coding sequence GTGACCACGATAGACATTCCGGATGGCTCGCTCTTCGGGCTCGCCAACCTGCCGTATGGCGTGTTCTCGACTGAGGGAACCGCTCCCAGGATCGGGGTCAGAGTCGGTGACTCGGTCGTCGATCTCGCCGCGACCCTTGGCGACGACGTGTTCGCGAAGCCGAGCCTCAACGCGTTCCTGGCGCAGGGGAGAGCGCGCTGGTCCGAGGTGCGCCAGCAGGTGAGCGATCTCGTCACCGGCGAGCTTCCCGAAGGGGCCGTCCACGACGTCGGCGCGGTCACGATGCATCTGCCGGTCGAGGTCGCCGACTACGTCGACTTCTACGCATCCGAGCATCACGCGACCAACCTCGGCAGGCTCTTCCGGCCGGGCGCGGAACCACTGATGCCGAACTGGAAACACCTGCCCGTCGGCTATCACGGCAGGGCAGGAACCGTCGTGCTTTCCGGTACCGGCATCCGGCGGCCCAGCGGGCAGCGGAAGGCGCCGGACGAGGACAAGCCCAGCTTCGGTGAGTGCCGGCGGCTGGACATCGAGGCCGAACTCGGCTTCGTCGTCGGTACCGGTTCGCGGCTCGGCGAGCCGGTGTCCACAGCGGACTTCCCGGAGCGGGTCTTCGGTGCCGTGCTCGTCAACGACTGGTCGGCAAGGGACATTCAAGCGTGGGAGTACGTGCCACTCGGTCCGTTCCTCGGCAAGAGCTTCGCCACGTCCATTTCGGCCTGGGTGGTCCCGCTTGAGGCGCTCCAGGCCGCGCGGATGCCGACTCCGCCGCAGGACCCCGCGCCGCTGCCCTACCTCGCGGAAGGTGAGCCGTGGGGTCTGGACATCGAGTTCTCCGTCGCGTGGAACGGGCAGGAGGTCAGCCGCCCGCCCTACCGGGACATGTACTGGTCACCCGCGCAGATGCTCGCGCACATGACGGTCAACGGCGCGTCGAGCCGGACCGGTGACCTTTACGCGTCCGGAACCATTTCCGGGCCGGGCAAAGAGCAGCGTGGTGCGTTCATCGAACTGACCTGGGGTGGTAAGGAACCGGTGACGGTCAACGGCGAGCAGCGGACCTTCCTGCTGGACGGTGACGAGGTGGCAATCACCGCGACCGCGCCGGGCGCCGACGGTGGCCGGATCTCTTTCGGCGAGGTCCGTGGCCGGGTCCTGCCCGCGACCGGCGGAACCGCATAA
- a CDS encoding VWA domain-containing protein, with protein MAALPALGALLTGLVVHDVPASAAVPGASPATSVVTVKTGGDRTGGDTVGGLAGVRLGLFATETSDSPVDPGWGLCTSDADGDCNFVVPDTATGGANNRARFYVKQVSAPPGWYVNPELRTGRGSGSQSEATSYQFQTPALEGGQTYSSAGEFMYSHDYSSRTASDGIWQTSRDNPPLPGNCGLDVALVLDLSASVGSSLPRLKASADTFADSLVGTPSRMSLFSFSGTSPSVGTQNHPELTSVSTQAGADEVKSTYQDWELGAGTNWDQGLYQVAQAAETYEVVVVLTDGNPTRYGERPHGDGSNTHFIDVENGIFSANAVKAKGSRVLAVGVGSGVEGVSSLNLAAISGPVGYDGTNLAEADYFQTQSYDNAGQVLHELVLAQCEHAVSVVKEIVPEGNTGENVTGSRPAEAGWRFDASSTTPGVGGLPASQSTTDDGTGSVSFELGYQAGQNSFDLTIDENQQPGHTLVTQGAKNAVCTNLADDSPVPVTNSGGTGFTFDADVNAVVSCTVYNRPAQRAEVTVDKEWVIDGEHFAEGEQPEGFEADLTLTGPAGADPTAQPWGEPREGYTVGDPVTIAETTSVADPGCRIVSARVSEADGEPADADLPHQATVDSPMSGFRVTNTVICGGAQLTLEKKVDNRHGGTAGPRDWTLVADGPTPVSGVSGSTEVTEVAVEPGTYTLAERDGPGGYTTSGWTCERDGAPVGVEQDSVTLDRGDAVTCTIVNADKETVPPPGPGPDHGQASGPLASTGVPMVSTLAAGALLLVAGLVLSLVARRHFRDAG; from the coding sequence GTGGCGGCGTTACCCGCGCTCGGGGCCTTGTTGACCGGACTCGTTGTCCACGACGTCCCGGCGAGCGCGGCGGTCCCCGGCGCGTCGCCAGCCACCTCGGTGGTGACGGTGAAGACGGGAGGGGACCGGACCGGCGGCGACACCGTCGGCGGCCTCGCCGGTGTCCGGTTGGGACTGTTCGCCACGGAAACCTCGGACTCACCCGTCGATCCCGGCTGGGGACTGTGCACCTCCGATGCCGACGGTGACTGCAATTTCGTGGTACCGGACACCGCGACCGGTGGTGCCAACAACCGTGCGAGGTTCTACGTCAAGCAGGTGAGCGCGCCGCCTGGCTGGTACGTCAATCCCGAGTTGCGCACTGGGCGCGGCAGCGGATCGCAGTCGGAGGCGACTTCCTACCAGTTCCAGACCCCGGCGCTGGAGGGCGGCCAGACCTATTCCTCGGCAGGCGAGTTCATGTACAGCCACGACTACTCGTCGCGGACGGCTTCGGACGGAATCTGGCAGACCTCACGAGACAACCCGCCGCTGCCTGGAAACTGCGGGCTCGACGTCGCCCTTGTGCTCGACCTGTCCGCCTCGGTCGGAAGCAGTCTTCCCCGGCTCAAGGCCTCGGCGGACACCTTCGCCGATTCACTCGTCGGTACCCCGTCGCGAATGTCGTTGTTCTCCTTCTCGGGGACGTCCCCGAGCGTGGGGACACAGAATCATCCCGAGCTGACCTCGGTGTCTACACAGGCCGGTGCGGACGAAGTCAAGTCCACATACCAGGACTGGGAACTCGGAGCGGGAACGAACTGGGACCAAGGGTTGTACCAGGTCGCGCAGGCGGCGGAGACCTACGAGGTCGTCGTGGTACTGACCGATGGAAACCCGACGAGATACGGAGAACGGCCACACGGTGACGGCTCCAACACTCACTTCATCGATGTGGAGAACGGGATCTTTTCCGCGAACGCGGTGAAGGCGAAGGGAAGCAGGGTGCTCGCCGTTGGTGTCGGCTCCGGTGTGGAGGGTGTGAGCAGTCTCAACCTGGCCGCGATCTCCGGTCCGGTCGGCTATGACGGAACCAACTTGGCCGAGGCGGACTACTTCCAGACCCAGAGTTACGACAACGCTGGACAGGTGCTTCACGAGCTTGTCCTGGCGCAGTGCGAGCACGCGGTGTCGGTGGTCAAGGAGATCGTCCCCGAAGGCAACACGGGGGAGAACGTCACCGGCTCCCGGCCCGCTGAGGCGGGCTGGCGATTCGATGCCTCGTCGACGACCCCGGGAGTGGGCGGGCTCCCCGCGAGCCAGAGCACGACGGACGACGGAACCGGTTCGGTGTCGTTCGAGCTCGGTTACCAGGCCGGACAGAACTCCTTCGATCTGACGATCGACGAGAACCAGCAGCCGGGACACACGTTGGTGACCCAGGGCGCCAAGAACGCGGTCTGTACCAATCTTGCGGATGACAGTCCCGTCCCGGTCACCAACAGCGGTGGCACCGGATTCACCTTCGATGCCGACGTGAACGCGGTCGTGAGTTGCACTGTCTACAACAGACCAGCACAACGCGCTGAGGTCACCGTGGACAAGGAATGGGTGATCGACGGCGAGCACTTCGCCGAGGGGGAGCAACCGGAGGGCTTCGAGGCGGACCTGACCTTGACCGGCCCAGCCGGAGCGGATCCCACGGCGCAGCCGTGGGGCGAGCCGAGGGAGGGCTACACGGTCGGCGATCCGGTCACCATCGCGGAGACGACGTCGGTCGCCGACCCCGGATGCCGGATCGTCTCGGCGCGCGTCAGCGAGGCCGACGGTGAGCCCGCTGACGCCGATCTTCCTCATCAGGCCACTGTGGACAGCCCGATGAGCGGCTTCCGGGTCACCAACACCGTGATCTGCGGCGGCGCGCAGCTCACCCTGGAGAAGAAGGTCGACAACCGGCACGGCGGAACGGCGGGCCCGCGGGACTGGACTCTCGTCGCGGACGGCCCGACACCGGTGTCCGGCGTCAGCGGCAGCACCGAGGTGACCGAAGTGGCGGTGGAGCCGGGAACCTACACGCTGGCCGAGCGGGACGGCCCCGGCGGGTACACCACGTCGGGCTGGACGTGTGAGCGTGACGGCGCTCCGGTCGGCGTCGAGCAGGATTCCGTCACCCTCGACCGAGGTGATGCCGTCACCTGCACGATCGTCAACGCCGACAAGGAAACCGTGCCGCCACCAGGGCCAGGACCCGATCACGGGCAGGCGAGCGGCCCGCTCGCCTCGACGGGCGTTCCGATGGTCTCCACCCTGGCGGCCGGCGCGCTCCTGCTCGTGGCGGGGCTCGTGCTGAGCCTTGTCGCGAGGAGGCACTTCCGCGATGCGGGCTGA
- a CDS encoding choice-of-anchor A family protein produces MRTLSLASRLTLGGGCCALAYVVILTGVVPDTTATAQTTVPVNPVRPVAPDDAQADPSHGFLVLVEGDAQLYENEVEGPVAVGGDAGFAAYQVALNNPGTYVASGDDTVTGLVIGGRPDYPGSPSGGQLNVLSNTYAKIGDLRGSDVIPSGGVTHVVPEGGDEATHPDVSIQTAQSAESVAGDSGFDFASLFSTYRELNATIARCPQTVRLMDQNGQAEWNGTDPVATLGLRPGQNVLTLTPEELANLSTINPDNSGLQPGEAAWLVVNVEVTGDYTWQVPNVSWQGNEPSRHVLWNFTTDGTLTLPEGSPTVWGTVYAPNARLVDHSSANIEGNVVVRSFQHGGLDEAGAVSADGGEVHYAPFADLIQCSDVLPTTSQITPTTQSPSDETGPLPTRTTVPSTPVTTTSTPTTTEPTGTSAPPAGGDGENHTGGTPSQEHGGLASTGSATAPWLIVGFALLVVGAVLLASPVLSRIRLRRKGSSSEN; encoded by the coding sequence ATGCGCACCCTTTCCCTCGCGAGCCGGCTGACCCTCGGCGGCGGCTGCTGCGCGCTGGCCTACGTGGTGATACTGACCGGAGTCGTGCCCGATACGACCGCGACGGCGCAGACCACCGTGCCGGTCAACCCGGTTCGCCCGGTGGCGCCTGACGACGCGCAGGCCGATCCGAGCCACGGTTTCCTTGTCCTCGTCGAAGGTGACGCGCAACTGTACGAGAACGAGGTCGAGGGACCGGTGGCGGTCGGCGGCGACGCGGGCTTCGCCGCCTACCAGGTCGCGCTCAACAATCCGGGCACCTATGTGGCTTCCGGTGACGACACGGTGACGGGCCTCGTGATCGGCGGTCGCCCCGACTACCCGGGCAGCCCCTCTGGCGGGCAGTTGAACGTCCTTTCCAACACCTACGCCAAGATCGGTGACCTGCGCGGATCGGACGTAATTCCCTCCGGCGGGGTCACGCACGTCGTTCCCGAGGGGGGCGACGAGGCGACTCACCCCGATGTCAGCATCCAGACCGCGCAGTCGGCGGAATCGGTCGCCGGTGACAGTGGATTCGATTTCGCCTCGCTGTTCTCGACCTATCGTGAGCTCAACGCCACCATCGCGCGGTGCCCGCAGACGGTGCGGCTGATGGATCAGAACGGCCAGGCCGAGTGGAACGGCACGGATCCGGTCGCGACGCTGGGATTGCGGCCGGGACAGAACGTTCTCACCTTGACGCCGGAGGAACTGGCGAACCTGAGCACGATCAACCCGGACAATTCGGGCTTGCAGCCGGGTGAGGCGGCGTGGCTCGTCGTCAACGTCGAGGTCACCGGCGACTACACATGGCAGGTCCCCAACGTGAGCTGGCAGGGCAACGAACCGTCCCGGCACGTGTTGTGGAACTTCACCACCGACGGGACGCTCACCTTGCCAGAGGGCTCGCCGACGGTGTGGGGAACGGTCTACGCGCCGAACGCGCGCCTCGTCGATCACAGCTCCGCCAACATCGAGGGCAATGTCGTCGTGCGCTCGTTCCAGCACGGCGGTCTCGACGAGGCGGGAGCCGTCAGCGCCGACGGCGGCGAAGTGCACTACGCGCCGTTCGCCGACCTGATCCAGTGTTCCGACGTGCTTCCCACGACGAGCCAGATCACGCCGACCACGCAGAGTCCCAGCGACGAAACGGGGCCGCTGCCGACCCGCACCACCGTGCCGAGCACGCCGGTTACCACTACGAGTACGCCGACCACGACTGAGCCCACCGGCACCTCCGCGCCGCCGGCGGGCGGTGACGGTGAGAACCACACCGGCGGCACGCCATCGCAGGAGCACGGCGGCCTCGCCTCGACGGGCAGCGCCACCGCGCCGTGGTTGATCGTGGGTTTCGCTCTGCTCGTCGTGGGTGCCGTGCTGCTCGCGAGCCCCGTGCTGAGCCGGATCAGGTTGCGGCGCAAGGGATCCTCGTCGGAGAACTAG
- a CDS encoding ROK family transcriptional regulator, whose translation MVKRLPAAVRDVPGAGGVRESNAASVLGAIRVDGPLSRAAIARHTGLSMPTVSRQVAALIELGLLREVADQSGVRAVGRPTVPVDLNDDVIAACGVHLGVSTTTYGLTNLRGRLLGSERMATPAGGPEEVLSRIAAEVRGFLRHWPERRIIGVGFAIGGQIDAERGLLDHERLGWRKVPARAVLEGVTGLPVYLDGHVPAMAAAELLFGAAGRAESSLYFYAREMVGVAVAVHGRLHRGPGQSGSIAHLPVGGDVPCSCGRTGCLEATVAELAVVERAVKAGVIAEPDIGLLRAAAEAGDPTADEILAERARALGTAAGILRDVVNPELVVLGGQAITDAPGYLGELLRTFADTTALPGTDLVEVTRFGPDVQAMAACTGLLTQLYDHPLSVLGA comes from the coding sequence GTGGTGAAGAGGCTGCCGGCCGCGGTGCGAGACGTACCGGGGGCGGGTGGAGTCAGGGAATCCAACGCCGCGTCGGTGCTGGGAGCCATCAGGGTCGACGGCCCGTTGTCGAGGGCGGCGATCGCCAGGCACACCGGGTTGAGCATGCCGACGGTCAGCAGGCAGGTCGCGGCGCTCATCGAACTCGGCCTGCTGCGCGAGGTCGCCGACCAGTCCGGTGTGCGGGCGGTGGGCAGGCCGACGGTCCCCGTCGACCTCAACGACGACGTGATCGCGGCCTGCGGTGTGCACCTCGGTGTTTCGACGACCACCTACGGCCTGACGAACTTGAGGGGCAGGCTGCTCGGCAGCGAGCGGATGGCCACCCCGGCAGGGGGCCCGGAAGAGGTGCTGAGCAGGATCGCCGCCGAGGTGCGCGGCTTTCTCCGGCACTGGCCGGAACGCAGGATCATCGGCGTGGGTTTCGCGATCGGCGGGCAGATCGACGCGGAACGCGGACTACTCGACCACGAACGGCTTGGCTGGCGAAAGGTTCCGGCGCGGGCGGTGCTGGAGGGCGTGACGGGCCTTCCGGTGTACCTCGACGGGCACGTGCCGGCGATGGCGGCAGCCGAACTGCTTTTCGGAGCAGCTGGGCGCGCGGAGAGTTCGCTGTACTTCTACGCGAGGGAAATGGTGGGCGTCGCCGTCGCGGTGCACGGCAGGCTGCACAGGGGGCCGGGACAGTCGGGCAGCATCGCGCATCTGCCCGTCGGCGGCGACGTGCCGTGCTCGTGCGGGCGCACGGGCTGCCTTGAGGCGACGGTCGCCGAGCTCGCCGTCGTGGAACGCGCGGTGAAGGCAGGCGTCATCGCCGAACCGGACATCGGTCTGCTGCGCGCGGCGGCCGAGGCCGGCGACCCCACCGCAGACGAAATCCTCGCCGAAAGGGCGCGTGCGCTGGGCACGGCGGCGGGAATCCTGCGGGACGTGGTGAATCCGGAGCTCGTCGTCCTCGGCGGGCAGGCGATCACCGACGCCCCGGGGTATCTCGGCGAGCTGTTGCGCACGTTCGCCGACACGACGGCATTGCCGGGCACTGACCTGGTCGAGGTCACCAGGTTCGGGCCCGACGTGCAGGCCATGGCGGCGTGCACCGGTCTGCTCACCCAGCTCTACGATCACCCGCTTTCCGTGCTGGGAGCCTGA
- a CDS encoding LLM class flavin-dependent oxidoreductase yields MTGKPELHLATALEATGWHPASWREPRARPGEIFTAAYWTDLVREAEKGLLDFVTIEDSLGPGDGIERTDRVRGRLDSVLIASRVAPSTTEIGLVPTVVATHTEPFHLSKALATLDYVSQGRAGVRVRVDGSAGNAAHFGRRDPATLTREELFAEAADYVEVIRRLWDSWEDEAEIRDVATGRFVDREKLHYIDFEGPWFGVKGPSITPRPPQGQLPVAVLAHATAAYRLAARSADLVFVTPRDERDAARIVSEIGAESDVAGRENRPGIFADLVVFLDETERAAVDRKARLDELAGETCDSDAAVFTGTAGQLAEVLTGLAEQGITGFRLRPGAIPHDLLAITTKVTAVLREAGRYRSRYALDSEQRTTLRGTLGLGRPASRYAEVAS; encoded by the coding sequence ATGACTGGCAAACCGGAGTTACATCTGGCGACGGCACTGGAGGCAACGGGCTGGCACCCGGCTTCGTGGCGGGAGCCGCGAGCACGCCCAGGGGAGATATTCACCGCCGCGTACTGGACGGATCTGGTGCGGGAGGCGGAAAAAGGACTGCTCGACTTTGTCACGATCGAGGATTCGCTCGGTCCGGGTGACGGAATCGAAAGGACCGACCGGGTGCGCGGAAGGCTGGACTCGGTACTCATCGCGTCGAGGGTCGCGCCGTCGACGACCGAGATCGGGCTCGTGCCGACGGTGGTCGCCACCCACACCGAGCCGTTCCACCTCTCGAAAGCGCTGGCGACGCTCGACTACGTGAGCCAGGGCAGGGCGGGAGTCAGGGTCAGGGTGGACGGCAGCGCCGGCAACGCCGCGCATTTCGGCAGGCGGGATCCGGCGACCCTCACGAGGGAGGAACTGTTCGCCGAAGCGGCCGACTACGTCGAGGTGATTCGCAGGTTGTGGGACAGCTGGGAGGACGAAGCGGAGATCCGCGACGTCGCCACCGGCCGGTTCGTCGACCGCGAAAAACTGCACTACATCGACTTCGAAGGGCCGTGGTTCGGTGTCAAGGGCCCCTCGATCACGCCGCGCCCTCCGCAGGGGCAGCTTCCCGTCGCCGTTCTCGCGCACGCCACGGCTGCCTACCGGCTCGCGGCACGCTCGGCCGACCTCGTCTTCGTCACCCCGCGGGACGAAAGGGACGCGGCGAGGATCGTCTCGGAGATCGGCGCCGAGAGCGACGTCGCCGGAAGGGAGAACCGGCCGGGGATCTTCGCCGACCTCGTGGTGTTCCTCGACGAGACGGAGCGCGCGGCGGTGGATCGCAAGGCGCGGCTCGACGAACTGGCCGGCGAGACCTGCGACAGCGACGCGGCCGTGTTCACCGGAACGGCCGGGCAACTCGCCGAGGTGCTGACCGGGCTCGCGGAGCAGGGCATCACCGGGTTCCGGCTGCGGCCGGGAGCCATTCCCCACGACCTGCTCGCCATCACGACGAAGGTCACGGCGGTGCTGCGCGAGGCGGGCCGGTACCGGTCGCGCTACGCGCTGGACAGCGAACAACGAACGACACTACGCGGGACGCTCGGCCTCGGCCGTCCCGCCAGCCGCTACGCGGAGGTGGCCTCATGA
- a CDS encoding NtaA/DmoA family FMN-dependent monooxygenase (This protein belongs to a clade of FMN-dependent monooxygenases, within a broader family of flavin-dependent oxidoreductases, the luciferase-like monooxygenase (LMM) family, some of whose members use coenzyme F420 rather than FMN.), translating into MSKPVKHIHLAAHFPGVNNTTVWSDPEAGSHIEFGSFAHLARTAERAKFDFFFLAEGLRLREQGGEIYDLDVVGRPDTFTVLAALAAVTERLGLTGTINSTFNEPYEVARQFASLDHLSGGRAGWNVVTSWDAFTGENFRRGGYLPQEQRYERARAFLSASATLFDSWRGDDIAADAGRGVFAGDPHAGGFAYRDAHFDIEGHFDVPRSPQGRPVILQAGDSEEGREFAAATADAIFTRHGTLEAGQAFYADVKGRLARYGRTRDQLVVLPAATFVVGDTDADAHEKAAVIRRKQVSAQTAIKFAEQLWNRDLSGYDPEGPLPEVDPLPGENTISRGRASVRLYRDPVATAREWRELASARNLSLRELIIEVTGRQTFIGSAATIAEEINHLVQQDASDGFILVPHVTPGGLDEFADTVVPLLQERGVFRSDYEGVTLRDHLGIGSSLPGNLERSA; encoded by the coding sequence ATGAGCAAGCCGGTCAAGCACATCCATCTCGCCGCGCACTTTCCCGGCGTCAACAACACCACGGTGTGGAGCGACCCGGAGGCGGGCAGTCACATCGAGTTCGGTTCGTTCGCTCACCTGGCCCGCACGGCGGAGCGCGCGAAGTTCGACTTCTTCTTCCTCGCGGAGGGGCTGCGGCTGCGTGAGCAGGGCGGCGAGATCTACGACCTCGACGTCGTGGGCAGACCGGACACCTTCACGGTGCTCGCGGCGCTGGCCGCCGTGACCGAACGGCTCGGGCTGACCGGCACGATCAACTCGACCTTCAACGAGCCCTACGAGGTCGCGCGGCAGTTCGCCAGCCTCGATCACCTTTCCGGTGGCAGGGCGGGGTGGAACGTCGTGACCTCGTGGGACGCGTTCACCGGGGAGAACTTCCGCAGGGGCGGGTATCTGCCGCAGGAGCAGCGCTACGAGCGGGCGCGGGCGTTTCTCTCGGCCTCGGCGACGCTGTTCGATTCGTGGCGAGGCGACGACATCGCCGCCGACGCCGGCCGCGGCGTGTTCGCGGGGGATCCGCACGCGGGTGGGTTCGCCTACCGCGATGCCCACTTCGACATCGAGGGCCACTTCGATGTGCCGAGGAGCCCGCAGGGCAGACCGGTGATCCTGCAAGCCGGCGATTCGGAGGAGGGCAGGGAGTTCGCGGCCGCGACCGCCGACGCGATCTTCACGAGGCACGGGACGCTCGAAGCAGGGCAGGCTTTCTACGCCGACGTCAAGGGGCGGCTCGCGCGGTACGGGCGCACTCGCGATCAGCTCGTCGTACTTCCCGCCGCCACCTTCGTGGTCGGCGACACCGACGCCGACGCGCACGAGAAGGCCGCGGTGATCCGCCGCAAGCAGGTCAGCGCGCAGACCGCCATCAAGTTCGCCGAACAGCTCTGGAACAGGGATCTCTCCGGCTACGACCCGGAAGGGCCACTGCCCGAAGTGGATCCGCTACCCGGTGAGAACACGATCTCGCGCGGAAGGGCGAGTGTCCGCTTGTATCGTGACCCGGTCGCCACCGCGCGTGAGTGGAGGGAGCTGGCATCGGCTCGGAACCTTTCGCTGCGCGAGCTGATCATCGAGGTCACCGGTCGGCAGACGTTCATCGGCTCGGCCGCCACGATCGCCGAGGAAATCAACCATTTGGTCCAGCAGGATGCCAGCGACGGGTTCATTCTGGTGCCGCATGTCACACCGGGAGGTTTGGACGAATTCGCGGACACGGTTGTGCCGCTTTTGCAGGAGCGGGGCGTCTTCCGATCGGATTACGAGGGGGTGACACTGCGCGACCATCTCGGGATCGGTAGTTCGTTACCGGGTAACCTCGAACGGAGCGCCTGA